Within Candidatus Krumholzibacteriia bacterium, the genomic segment CCCGAGTGGGGCGCGCGCACGGTAACACTGGTGGCGCAGATCAGCGCGTTCGCCGTGAAGACCATCTTCTGGTGCTGGGTGTTCATCTGGGTGCGCTGGTCGCTCCCGCGCTTCCGGTACGACCAGCTCATGCGCCTGGGGTGGAAGAACATGATCCCGCTGTCGTTCGTGAACATACTGCTGACGGGTCTGGTCCTGATCCTGATGGGCAAATAAATGGCCATCCTGTTCTACATATTCGCCGCACTCGCGGTGCTGGGCGGACTGCTCATGGTGAGCCTGCGCAACCCGCTGTCGGGGGCGTTCTCGCTCATTCTTTCGCTGGTGTCGCTGGCGGGCCTCTTCGCCATGCTCAACGCGGAGTTCGTGTTCATCCTGCAGGTGCTGGTTTACGCCGGCGCCATCATGGTGCTGATCATTTTCACCATCATGCTCCTCAACCTGAACAAGGAGGAGCTGGAAGAGCCGCCGGTGGCGTGGATGCGTTTGATCTTCACCGCGCTGGTGTGCGCGGTGGCGGC encodes:
- a CDS encoding NADH-quinone oxidoreductase subunit J, with the translated sequence MAILFYIFAALAVLGGLLMVSLRNPLSGAFSLILSLVSLAGLFAMLNAEFVFILQVLVYAGAIMVLIIFTIMLLNLNKEELEEPPVAWMRLIFTALVCAVAA